The genomic DNA ATCTCTTTGACTATTTCTGCTGCTGTGCGTTCATCTTCCCAAGCACCATGTTTTTCTATAAATGTGTCTAGTGGATGTGGTTTTTGTTTTTGGGTAGATGAGAAATTTATCTCATTTTCTATGTGTTGATTTTCTAGTTTTGGATAACGTTTTTTGAGTAATTGAATAAAATCAAGTAGTAAGATTTGGGCTTCTTCTGGTAAGTTGTCAATATCTTTAGATATTTCTGCAATTTTTATTACCATCATTAACTCCTCAATTGAGTAAATTTTTTCGGTATGATTCTATTATAAACTACGCGATGATGGTAGAGTAGGAAATTTGATTTAGTTCGGTTGATAATTATCAGGTGAGGTGAATGTTTCCAGGTGTATCTGTGATGGTTCTATTATCTTCTCTTATTTACATGATAGTTGGTGATATTTGGGTGAGATGATGTGAACAGATACAGGGTTTTTGTGTTGTAATTTAGTGTTATTAATGGTGGGTGTTGTTGGGTTTCCTTGCGTCAACCCAACCTACTAACTAAGGTGATGATGAAGTTACTAAGTTGGCTGTTTCTCGGTCTAAAACGGTGAGAGCTTCTTGAATTAATTCAACTTCATGAGTTTCAAAAAGTGATTCACCACATTGATCACAAACCCATGCTGGAATTGCATCCCAAGAAATATGATAGCCTTTTCTATCAATGGTAAATGGGGCTGTTCCTCGGTGCATTTGTCCTTTACAATATAAGCATTCCATTTTAAAGTCTCCTTGTGAAATCAGATGACCATTGTGTTGAATCAGGAATGTAAGCGGTGATAATTGCTAAATATTCGTCTTTGGGTGAACAAACTACGTGAATTGCTCGGTTATTTTGTCCAAATCCCAATATCAAACAACTATGACCTCTTGTATCTTCAGGATAGTCTTCTATGACTTCTCCTGTCATCACAATA from Okeanomitos corallinicola TIOX110 includes the following:
- a CDS encoding DUF4258 domain-containing protein translates to MDNLYNLLQKIKKSIVMTGEVIEDYPEDTRGHSCLILGFGQNNRAIHVVCSPKDEYLAIITAYIPDSTQWSSDFTRRL
- a CDS encoding YgiT-type zinc finger protein, which produces MECLYCKGQMHRGTAPFTIDRKGYHISWDAIPAWVCDQCGESLFETHEVELIQEALTVLDRETANLVTSSSP